The DNA region TCTCCGACCGCGACTTCGACTCGCTGTTCACCACCGACCGGCCCATCATCTTCAACTTCCACGGCTACCCTTGGCTGATCCACCGGCTCGCGTACCGCCGCCGGAACCACCCGAACCTGCACGTGCGCGGCTACAAGGAGAAGGGCAGCATCGACACGCCGCTCGAGCTCGCCATCGACAACCAGATCGACCGGTTCAGCCTGGCCATGGACGTCATCGACCGCGTGCCGCGCCTCCGCGCCACCGGCGCGCACGCCAAGGAGCGGCTGCGCAACCGGCAGCTCGCGGCCCGGATGTACGCGCACGAGCACGGCGTGGACGCGCCGGACGACGCGGGCTGGACGTGGCCCGGCGGCCGGCTGGGGGCGCGTTGACGCCGGCGCCGGGCCGCGGGCGCTCGACCTCGGCGATCAGGGGAAGGCGTACTCGCGCTCGACGCGGCACACTCGGACGCGGTACGCGCGGTACCACCGCTCCCGCCCGGCCCGCTGCGCTGCGCGGTGGTCCGCCAGCTCCCGCCAGCGCCGGATGGCGTCCTCGTCGCGCCAGTACGCGACGGTGATGCCGAGGCCGTCGGCGCCACGGGCGCTCTCCACGCCGAGGAAGCCCGGCTGCACGCGCGCGAGCGCCTCCATCTCCTTGGCGGGCTACGTGCCCGCCGCGTCCACCTCGGACCCCTCGGGCGCCGGGAGTGCCTCCGCCTCCGCCGCGGGCGAGCGCCGCGGCCAGAGCACCAGCGCGCCGAGGACGCCGGCGAGCAGCGACGCGGCGAAGATCGCGATCTTCGCCGCGCGGAAGTCGGCCGGGTCCGGGAACGCCTGTCCGGCGATGAAGAGCGACATGGTGAAGCCGATGCCGGCGAGCGCCCCGGCGCCGGCGAGCTGCCGCCACGCGTAGGCCGCCGGCTTCACCGCCAGCCCGGCGCGCACCGCCAGCCGCGCCGCCAGGAACATGCCGAGCGGCTTCCCGGCCACCAGGCCGAGCACGATGGCCGCCACCAGCCGCCCGCGCCCGTCCAGCGCGCCCGGCACCCAGGCCACGCCGGCGTTCGCGAGCGCGAACACCGGCAGCACCGCGTAGCTCGCCCAGGGGTCCAGGGTCCGCAGCAGCTTGCTCGCGGGCGACTCGATTCGGTCGTGGATGGCGTCGAGCGCGCGCAGCGCCGGCTCGGAGGGGCCGTGGCGCAGCACGCCCTCGCGCGCCCGGCGCAGCTCCGCCTCCAGCACCGCCTGCGCCTGGCCGGTGAGCGCGCGGAGGTCGGGCGGCGGCCGGGTCGGCGTCACCACCGCCAGGATCACCCCGGCCAGCGTGGGGTGCAGCCCCGCCGCGTGGAGGCAGGCCCACAGCAGCGCGCCCAGCGCGACGTACGGCGGCGCCGCCGAGATCGCCGCGCGGTTCAGCCCGGCGAGCAGCGCGGTCACCGCTGCCGCCGCGAGCAGCCACGGCAGCGAGATCGCGCCGGAGTAGAACAGCGCCACCACCGCGATCGCGACCAGGTCGTCCACGATCACCGCCGCGGTGAGGAACACCCGCAGGTCCACCGGCACGCGGTCGCCGAGCAGCACCAGGATCGCCACCGCGAAGGCGGTGTCGGTCGAGATGGTCGTGCCCCACCCGCCCGCGAGCGGGCCGGCGGGGATCACGAGCAGGTACAGCGCGGCGGGCGCGACCATCCCGCCGATGGCCGCCGCCATGGGGAGCGCGGCGGCGCGCCAGCTCGCCAGCCGGCCCACGGTCAGCTCGCGCTTGATCTCGAGGCCCACCACCAGGAAGAACAGCGTGAGCAGGCCGTCGTTCACCCACTGCACCAGCGGCAGCGCGAACCCGCGGCCGCCCAGCGAGAGCCCGAGCGGCGCCTGCCAGGCGGCGGTGAACGCGGCGCCCGCCGACGAGTTCGCGATCGCCACCGCGATGGCGGTGGCGACTACCAGCAGCAGGCCGGTGGACGGCGCCCAGCGCGCGAAGTCGAGCGTCGCCGCGTGCAGGCGGTGCCCCAGGGAGCCGAGCAGCGCCTCCGAGAGCGCGGCCGCGTCCCAGGGGCCCTCGTAGCGGCGGCCGTTGATGAAGAACGTCGGGGTGAGGTGGACGCCGCTCCGGCGCGCGCTCTCCACGTCCTCGCGCACGCGCGCCGCCGCGCCCTCCCATGGGCCGGCGCCGCGCTCGCGCGGCGGCAGCCCCAGCTCGCGCGCGATCGCGTCCAGCTCGCCGGCGGCGAACGACGGCCCCCGCCGCATGAGCAGGTCGTGCGCGTGCCAGAAGCGTTCACCGTCGAGCCCGGCCGCCTCGGCCAGCTCGGCCGCCGGCCGGGCCGCCTCGGCGCGGATGGGGCGCTGGCGGAACACGTACCGGAGGCGGTCCCCCAGGCGGTCGCGCAGCTCGGCCACCACCTCGTGGGCGACGTGGCAGTGCGGGCACGCGTAGCTGCCGTACTCGACCAGCGTCAGGTCCGCGCCGGGCTCGCCGAGCACGTGGTCCCGCGCCGGGTCCACCGGCGGATCGAGCCGCACCGGCAGGGGTCCGGGCCCGCTCATCGGGCGGCCTTCCGGGGCGGGGCGGGCGCGTCGGGCATCCGCGCGATTCAACCGTGCGCTCCGTCGGGCGGCAAGCACCAGCCCGGGCCCGACGCGGCGCGCCACCGCGCACGCGAGCGGCCCCGCGCGCGGCGTCGCCATGGAGGGAGCACGCGCGGGCGGGCCCCAAGCGACGCGACGCCGGACCCGTCAGGCGCACGGCCGCCAGCCACCCTCGTACATAGCGATGCAGAGGTCAGGGTTTCGCGCGCGAGCGTTCGCGCGCCGGAGGTCGGAATGGCAGGCGATCGCGGATCCTCGAGGTGGAGCCGGCGGCAGTTCGTGAAGGCGGCGGGCGTGGGCGCGCTCGCGGCGGCCGGGCTGCCGCGGCGCGCACGCGCG from Anaeromyxobacter dehalogenans 2CP-C includes:
- a CDS encoding antibiotic biosynthesis monooxygenase family protein — encoded protein: MEALARVQPGFLGVESARGADGLGITVAYWRDEDAIRRWRELADHRAAQRAGRERWYRAYRVRVCRVEREYAFP
- the nhaA gene encoding Na+/H+ antiporter NhaA, producing the protein MSGPGPLPVRLDPPVDPARDHVLGEPGADLTLVEYGSYACPHCHVAHEVVAELRDRLGDRLRYVFRQRPIRAEAARPAAELAEAAGLDGERFWHAHDLLMRRGPSFAAGELDAIARELGLPPRERGAGPWEGAAARVREDVESARRSGVHLTPTFFINGRRYEGPWDAAALSEALLGSLGHRLHAATLDFARWAPSTGLLLVVATAIAVAIANSSAGAAFTAAWQAPLGLSLGGRGFALPLVQWVNDGLLTLFFLVVGLEIKRELTVGRLASWRAAALPMAAAIGGMVAPAALYLLVIPAGPLAGGWGTTISTDTAFAVAILVLLGDRVPVDLRVFLTAAVIVDDLVAIAVVALFYSGAISLPWLLAAAAVTALLAGLNRAAISAAPPYVALGALLWACLHAAGLHPTLAGVILAVVTPTRPPPDLRALTGQAQAVLEAELRRAREGVLRHGPSEPALRALDAIHDRIESPASKLLRTLDPWASYAVLPVFALANAGVAWVPGALDGRGRLVAAIVLGLVAGKPLGMFLAARLAVRAGLAVKPAAYAWRQLAGAGALAGIGFTMSLFIAGQAFPDPADFRAAKIAIFAASLLAGVLGALVLWPRRSPAAEAEALPAPEGSEVDAAGT